The following proteins are encoded in a genomic region of Comamonas resistens:
- a CDS encoding efflux RND transporter permease subunit — protein sequence MIERIVNLSFARRGVVWLIFIFAALYGGFSWKQLPLEAYPDIADVTSQIVTQVPGLAAEEIEQQITIPLERALLATPGMHVLRSRSLFGLSLITVVFEDGVDGYWARQRLKERMDDVALPYGARATLDPYSSPTGEVYRYTLESPTHSLRELSELQQWVVIPRLKKAQSVVDVTNFGGLTTQFMLELDPARLLQYGLTLSQVIDAINANNASGGGSVIDRGEVSYVVRGVGLLRSLDDMGNVVVKTSDNGTPILVKDLGRLTYGNVERRGILGKDDNSDTLEGIVLLLKGANPSQALEGIHAAVKELNEKLLPADVKVVPYLDRTTLIERTTHTVGKTLAEGMIVVTLVLLLFLGSPRAALIVALTIPMALLLAFVFMHHAKIPANLLSLGAIDFGILVDGSVVVVENILRRREAERERTLTPRDAISATLQVARPIFFGMCVIAAAYLPLFGFERIEYKLFSPMASAVGAALVGALAVALLLTPALAWLAFRKPRKIFHNPVLHWLGERYDHFLGVAVGQMRWLVGAVVAALVALVLLAGTIGRDFLPYLDEGSIWLQVQMPPGITLDKARDMADELRRATLEFPEVSYIVTQTGRNDDGTDYWTPSHIEASVGLHPYGEWKSGLTKQQLIAKMAERFEKMPGYTVGFMQPMIDGVQDKLSGAHSDLTVKVYGQDLSEDRRVADEMVAILSKVPGAADVAVDIEPPLPNLRIDLDRAAAARYGINAADVAQLISTGVGGASIGQLYVGERSYDMTVRFTPGTRNSPEAIGALRLAAANGAQVPLADVARISTTVGQSVIVREGGERHILVKLNVRDRDLAGFLKDAHDAIDAQLQYDHQKIHIEWGGQFENLQRAEARLLVILPLTLGIMLVLLFGEFGNLRQPLLVLGVVPLAMIGGFAGLHLRGMTLNVSSAVGFIALFGVAVLSGVLMVSQINRLRREDGLELRAAVHEGASSRMRPVLMTATVAAFGLTPAMLATGLGSDVQRPLATVVVCGLVSATLLTLLLLPNLYYVIELRAQRAAERKRRRAAERGELDDESEGPVTTVAAAERMAP from the coding sequence ATGATAGAGCGCATCGTCAATCTCAGTTTCGCCCGCCGCGGCGTGGTGTGGCTGATCTTCATTTTCGCGGCCCTGTATGGCGGGTTCAGCTGGAAGCAGCTGCCGCTGGAAGCCTATCCCGACATCGCCGACGTGACCTCGCAGATCGTCACCCAGGTGCCGGGCCTGGCGGCCGAGGAAATCGAGCAGCAGATCACGATTCCGCTGGAGCGCGCACTGCTGGCCACGCCGGGCATGCATGTGCTGCGCTCGCGCAGCCTGTTCGGTCTGTCGTTGATCACCGTGGTGTTCGAGGACGGCGTCGACGGCTACTGGGCGCGCCAGCGCCTCAAGGAGCGCATGGACGATGTCGCTCTGCCCTATGGCGCACGTGCCACGCTGGATCCCTACAGCTCGCCCACGGGCGAGGTCTACCGCTACACGCTGGAAAGCCCCACGCACAGCCTGCGCGAGCTGTCGGAGCTCCAGCAATGGGTGGTGATTCCGCGCCTCAAGAAAGCCCAGTCCGTGGTGGACGTGACCAATTTCGGCGGCCTGACCACGCAGTTCATGCTCGAACTCGATCCCGCGCGTCTGCTGCAGTACGGGCTGACGCTGTCGCAGGTGATCGATGCCATCAATGCCAACAATGCCAGCGGTGGCGGCAGCGTCATCGACCGCGGCGAAGTCTCCTATGTGGTGCGCGGCGTGGGCCTGCTGAGATCGCTGGACGATATGGGCAATGTGGTGGTCAAGACCTCGGACAACGGCACGCCCATCCTGGTCAAGGACCTGGGGCGCCTGACCTATGGCAATGTGGAACGCCGCGGCATTCTGGGCAAGGATGACAATTCCGACACGCTGGAAGGCATTGTGCTGCTGCTCAAGGGCGCGAACCCCTCGCAGGCACTGGAAGGCATTCACGCGGCAGTGAAGGAACTCAATGAAAAGCTGCTGCCTGCCGATGTCAAGGTCGTACCTTATCTGGACCGCACCACGCTGATCGAGCGCACCACGCATACCGTGGGCAAGACCCTGGCCGAGGGCATGATCGTCGTGACCCTGGTGCTGCTGCTGTTCCTGGGCAGCCCGCGCGCGGCGCTGATCGTGGCGCTGACGATTCCCATGGCGCTGCTGCTGGCCTTCGTCTTCATGCACCACGCCAAGATCCCGGCCAATCTGCTGTCGCTGGGAGCCATCGACTTCGGCATTTTGGTCGACGGCTCGGTGGTGGTGGTCGAGAACATTCTGCGGCGGCGCGAGGCCGAGCGTGAACGGACCCTGACGCCCCGCGATGCCATCTCGGCCACGCTGCAGGTGGCGCGTCCCATCTTCTTCGGCATGTGCGTGATCGCGGCCGCCTATCTGCCGCTGTTCGGTTTCGAGCGCATCGAGTACAAGCTGTTCTCGCCCATGGCCAGCGCCGTGGGTGCGGCCCTGGTAGGTGCTTTGGCCGTGGCGTTGCTGCTCACGCCGGCTCTGGCCTGGCTGGCGTTCCGCAAGCCGCGCAAGATCTTCCACAACCCCGTGCTGCATTGGCTGGGTGAGCGCTACGACCACTTTCTCGGCGTCGCCGTGGGCCAGATGCGCTGGCTGGTCGGCGCCGTGGTGGCGGCGCTGGTGGCTCTGGTGCTGCTGGCCGGCACCATTGGCCGCGACTTCCTGCCTTATCTGGACGAGGGCTCGATCTGGCTGCAGGTGCAGATGCCGCCCGGCATCACGCTGGACAAGGCACGCGATATGGCCGACGAGCTGCGCCGCGCCACGCTGGAGTTTCCCGAGGTGTCCTATATCGTGACCCAGACGGGCCGCAACGACGATGGCACCGACTACTGGACGCCCTCGCACATCGAGGCCAGCGTGGGCCTGCATCCCTATGGCGAGTGGAAATCCGGCCTGACCAAGCAGCAGCTGATCGCCAAGATGGCCGAGCGCTTCGAGAAGATGCCCGGCTATACCGTGGGCTTCATGCAGCCCATGATCGACGGCGTGCAGGACAAGCTCTCGGGCGCGCACAGCGATCTGACCGTGAAGGTCTACGGCCAGGATCTGAGCGAGGACCGGCGCGTGGCCGACGAGATGGTGGCGATTCTGTCCAAGGTGCCCGGCGCGGCCGATGTGGCCGTGGACATCGAGCCGCCGCTGCCCAATCTGCGCATCGACCTGGACCGCGCGGCTGCGGCGCGCTACGGTATCAACGCGGCCGATGTGGCCCAGCTGATCTCCACGGGCGTGGGCGGGGCCTCCATAGGCCAGCTCTACGTGGGTGAACGCAGCTACGACATGACGGTGCGCTTCACGCCCGGCACGCGCAACAGCCCCGAGGCCATAGGTGCGCTGCGTCTGGCTGCAGCCAACGGCGCCCAGGTGCCGCTGGCCGACGTGGCGCGCATCAGCACCACGGTGGGCCAGAGCGTGATCGTGCGTGAGGGCGGCGAGCGCCACATCCTGGTCAAGCTCAACGTGCGCGACCGCGACCTTGCGGGCTTCCTCAAGGATGCGCACGACGCCATCGACGCCCAGCTCCAGTACGACCACCAGAAGATCCACATCGAGTGGGGCGGCCAGTTCGAGAACCTGCAGCGTGCCGAGGCGCGGCTGCTGGTCATCCTGCCGCTGACGCTGGGCATCATGCTGGTGCTGCTGTTCGGCGAGTTCGGCAATCTGCGCCAGCCGCTGCTGGTGCTGGGCGTGGTGCCGCTGGCCATGATTGGCGGCTTTGCAGGCCTGCATCTGCGCGGCATGACGCTCAATGTCTCGAGCGCCGTGGGCTTTATCGCGCTGTTCGGCGTGGCCGTGCTGTCGGGGGTGCTAATGGTCTCGCAGATCAACCGGTTGCGCCGCGAGGATGGACTGGAGCTGCGTGCAGCGGTGCATGAAGGCGCTTCGAGCCGTATGCGCCCGGTGCTGATGACGGCCACGGTGGCCGCTTTCGGCCTCACGCCGGCCATGCTGGCC
- a CDS encoding efflux RND transporter periplasmic adaptor subunit, protein MKPVLNFHHPVGVACLLLCLALSACNGDKQAPAADADSQTALRREGSLVLVPLQSPVLAQLKLAEATLEHVQTLISAPATIEAEPEKLVKITPPVAGRLVRLHRQLGDPVKAGEALITMDSSDISSARADNAKAQSALLHAKQEFDRQKLLFDAEIAARKDYEAAQQSLASASADARAATDRLAQLGADVQASSRGSYVIKSPISGRVVDMAGSQGGYWNDVNASVMTVADLSKVWLSASVPERDLAHVDVGQEAHIALTAYPDLKLEGRVQYVGEIVDTATRSVKVRVAVDNREGRLRPGMFARVSFDGPGRDALMVPTTALLQGNVSTRVFVDKGRTDKGARFEPRDVQVGVQQDGKVEIRSGLAAGERIVVNGGVLLQ, encoded by the coding sequence ATGAAACCAGTTCTGAATTTTCATCACCCCGTGGGGGTCGCGTGTCTGCTGCTGTGTCTGGCTCTCAGCGCTTGCAATGGCGACAAACAAGCCCCGGCTGCCGATGCCGATAGCCAGACGGCCTTGCGCCGCGAGGGCAGTCTGGTCCTGGTGCCGCTTCAGTCCCCGGTGCTGGCGCAATTGAAGCTGGCCGAAGCCACTTTGGAGCATGTCCAAACGCTGATCTCCGCGCCGGCCACTATCGAGGCGGAGCCCGAAAAACTGGTCAAGATCACGCCTCCAGTCGCGGGTCGGCTGGTGCGCCTGCATCGGCAACTGGGTGACCCGGTCAAGGCCGGCGAGGCCTTGATCACCATGGACTCATCCGATATCTCGAGCGCCCGGGCCGACAATGCCAAGGCCCAGTCCGCGCTCCTGCATGCCAAGCAGGAGTTCGACCGCCAGAAGCTGCTGTTTGATGCGGAGATCGCGGCGCGCAAGGATTACGAGGCCGCCCAGCAGTCCCTGGCATCGGCCAGCGCCGATGCGCGCGCGGCGACCGATCGTCTGGCCCAGCTGGGTGCCGATGTGCAGGCCAGCTCGCGCGGCAGCTATGTGATCAAGTCGCCGATCAGCGGGCGCGTGGTCGATATGGCGGGATCGCAAGGCGGTTACTGGAACGATGTGAATGCTTCGGTGATGACCGTGGCCGACCTCAGCAAGGTCTGGCTCAGCGCCAGCGTGCCCGAGCGCGATCTGGCCCATGTGGACGTGGGCCAGGAAGCGCATATCGCGCTGACGGCCTATCCAGACCTCAAGCTCGAAGGCCGTGTGCAATACGTGGGCGAGATCGTCGATACGGCCACGCGCAGCGTCAAGGTGCGGGTGGCTGTGGACAACCGCGAAGGGCGGCTGCGTCCCGGTATGTTTGCGCGCGTGAGCTTCGACGGCCCGGGCCGTGACGCCCTCATGGTGCCGACCACGGCGCTGTTGCAGGGCAATGTGAGCACGCGGGTGTTCGTGGACAAAGGCCGCACGGACAAGGGCGCGCGCTTCGAGCCGCGTGACGTGCAGGTCGGCGTGCAGCAGGACGGCAAGGTGGAGATCCGCTCGGGTCTGGCGGCTGGCGAGCGCATCGTCGTCAACGGTGGAGTGCTGCTGCAATGA
- a CDS encoding tripartite tricarboxylate transporter substrate binding protein — translation MSLIQKRRSWVVLGAAALAVTAVGLWHARTGTAAMRFEKPITIVVTFPPGGGTDLLARKLGAELQQRIAQPVVVENRPGASGNIGARAVAEAAPDGTTLLMANSSFAINPGVYRELGFDPHKDFKAVFNAGTIASVLVVPQHSNVHGLADVLAQSSADKPLAFASCGNGTPQHMAGEMLTQAAHMRLQHVPYKGCGPAISAVAADQVPLGMVTASSAAPLIEAGRVRAIAVTAPTRVASLPDIPTLAEQGVAGFAVEQWHGLLAPAATPEAVIARLHQELAQILAEPAMQQSLRAQGYTLVCQSSEQFGQLIAADMERYAAVTAQLGLKAD, via the coding sequence ATGTCATTGATTCAAAAGCGTCGCAGTTGGGTGGTGCTGGGTGCTGCAGCGCTGGCGGTGACGGCGGTGGGCCTGTGGCATGCCCGTACAGGGACTGCGGCCATGCGGTTTGAAAAGCCCATCACCATCGTCGTGACCTTTCCGCCGGGCGGGGGCACGGACTTGCTGGCGCGCAAGCTGGGGGCCGAGCTGCAGCAGCGCATAGCCCAGCCCGTGGTGGTGGAAAACCGGCCGGGTGCCAGCGGCAATATCGGTGCGCGTGCCGTGGCCGAAGCCGCGCCCGATGGTACGACCCTGTTGATGGCCAATAGCTCGTTTGCCATCAATCCTGGCGTGTACCGCGAGCTGGGTTTTGATCCGCACAAGGACTTCAAGGCGGTGTTCAATGCCGGCACCATTGCGTCGGTGCTGGTCGTGCCTCAGCACAGCAATGTGCATGGTCTGGCAGATGTGCTGGCGCAAAGCTCGGCCGACAAGCCGCTGGCTTTTGCCAGCTGCGGCAATGGCACGCCCCAGCATATGGCGGGCGAGATGTTGACCCAGGCGGCGCACATGCGTTTGCAGCATGTGCCTTACAAGGGTTGTGGCCCGGCCATCTCCGCCGTGGCGGCAGATCAGGTACCGCTTGGCATGGTCACGGCCAGCAGCGCGGCGCCATTAATTGAAGCCGGGCGTGTGCGGGCGATTGCCGTCACGGCGCCGACACGCGTGGCGTCTCTGCCGGATATTCCGACCCTGGCCGAGCAGGGCGTGGCGGGCTTTGCCGTGGAGCAGTGGCATGGCTTGCTGGCTCCCGCGGCAACGCCAGAAGCGGTGATTGCCCGTTTGCACCAGGAGCTGGCGCAGATTCTGGCTGAACCGGCAATGCAGCAGTCCTTGCGTGCGCAAGGCTACACCTTGGTTTGTCAAAGTTCTGAACAGTTCGGCCAGCTCATTGCGGCCGATATGGAGCGCTATGCGGCCGTGACGGCGCAGCTTGGACTCAAGGCCGATTGA
- the nadC gene encoding carboxylating nicotinate-nucleotide diphosphorylase produces the protein MSINEIAALPVSPLPDVMLEPLVRMALLEDLGRAGDLTTDTIVPADATDELRLVARQDGVLAGLDLARLAFTLMDGQMQFEVSCADGTLLAPGTEIARIRGKSRAILTAERTALNYLCHLSGVASATHSIAEAIKPFGTRVTCTRKTMPGLRSLQKYAVRVGGGSNHRFGLDDAVLIKDNHIALAGDLATAVGRARAGVGHMVKIELEVDTLAQLDVALQLGVDVVLLDNMSLDDLRTAVAMCKGRAITEASGRISPETAPAVAATGVDQIAVGWLTHSAKVLDIGLDA, from the coding sequence ATGAGCATTAATGAGATTGCGGCTTTGCCCGTTTCACCTCTGCCCGATGTGATGCTGGAGCCGCTGGTGCGCATGGCCCTGCTGGAAGACCTGGGCCGCGCCGGAGACCTGACCACGGACACCATCGTGCCTGCCGACGCAACGGATGAGCTGCGGCTGGTGGCGCGCCAGGACGGTGTACTGGCCGGGCTGGACCTGGCGCGTCTGGCTTTCACGCTGATGGATGGACAGATGCAGTTCGAGGTCAGCTGCGCCGATGGGACTTTGCTGGCTCCGGGTACGGAGATCGCGCGCATCCGTGGCAAAAGCCGGGCCATTCTTACGGCGGAGCGCACGGCACTCAACTACCTCTGCCATCTGAGCGGCGTGGCCTCGGCCACGCATTCGATTGCCGAAGCCATCAAGCCTTTCGGCACGCGTGTGACCTGCACGCGCAAGACCATGCCCGGCCTGCGTTCGCTGCAAAAGTACGCCGTGCGCGTGGGCGGCGGCAGCAATCACCGCTTCGGCCTGGACGATGCCGTGCTCATCAAGGACAACCACATCGCACTGGCCGGTGATCTGGCCACGGCCGTGGGACGTGCCCGCGCCGGTGTCGGCCATATGGTCAAGATCGAGCTGGAAGTGGACACGCTGGCCCAGTTGGATGTGGCGCTGCAGCTGGGTGTGGATGTGGTGCTGCTGGACAACATGAGCCTGGACGATCTGCGCACGGCCGTGGCCATGTGCAAGGGCCGTGCAATCACCGAAGCCTCAGGCCGCATCAGCCCCGAAACCGCACCGGCCGTGGCCGCCACGGGCGTGGACCAGATCGCCGTGGGCTGGCTCACGCATAGCGCCAAGGTGCTGGATATCGGGCTGGATGCATGA
- a CDS encoding NUDIX hydrolase — translation MSNLAEQHSVQADLVAVLVAVTGGQPRILTTRSGMALPAGPFTSNHRSLQASLRAWVETQTHHPLGFVEQLYTFADRDRSQELGMRAISISYLALTRELDEAGQAQPGWQDWYRYFPWEDWREGMPAVVQEQIAPALLAWSEAAADSVARSARWQRASMTFGLDGHEWNEELVLQRYELLFEAGFVAESWGDGDAVPAGQLLPGMAMSNDHRRILATGMARLRAKIKYRPVVFELMADEFSLLQLQQAVEALAGRSLHKQNFRRLIEQQALVEETGQMTMAGAGRPAKLFRFRRNVMLERAIVGNKLPLARSH, via the coding sequence TTGAGCAATCTTGCCGAGCAGCACTCCGTGCAGGCTGATCTGGTGGCAGTCCTCGTGGCTGTCACCGGCGGCCAGCCCCGCATACTGACCACCAGGTCGGGGATGGCGTTGCCTGCGGGGCCTTTCACCAGCAATCACCGTTCGCTGCAGGCCAGCCTGCGCGCCTGGGTGGAGACGCAAACCCATCATCCGCTGGGGTTTGTGGAGCAGCTCTATACCTTTGCCGATCGCGACCGTTCGCAGGAGCTGGGCATGCGTGCCATCTCCATCAGCTATCTGGCACTGACGCGCGAGCTGGATGAGGCGGGGCAGGCCCAGCCGGGCTGGCAGGATTGGTACCGCTACTTCCCCTGGGAGGACTGGCGTGAAGGCATGCCTGCCGTGGTGCAGGAGCAGATCGCCCCTGCGCTGCTTGCCTGGAGTGAAGCTGCTGCAGATAGCGTAGCTAGAAGCGCGCGCTGGCAAAGGGCTTCCATGACTTTTGGCCTGGATGGCCATGAGTGGAATGAAGAGCTGGTGCTGCAGCGCTACGAGCTGTTGTTTGAAGCCGGCTTTGTGGCCGAGTCCTGGGGCGATGGCGATGCAGTTCCTGCGGGTCAGCTGCTGCCGGGCATGGCGATGAGCAATGATCACCGCCGCATTCTGGCCACCGGCATGGCACGGCTGCGCGCCAAGATCAAATACCGCCCCGTGGTGTTTGAGCTGATGGCCGACGAGTTTTCACTGCTGCAACTGCAGCAAGCGGTGGAGGCGCTGGCCGGGCGCAGTCTGCACAAGCAGAACTTCCGCCGCCTGATTGAGCAGCAGGCGCTGGTCGAGGAAACCGGACAGATGACCATGGCCGGTGCAGGCCGTCCCGCCAAGCTGTTTCGCTTTCGCCGCAATGTGATGCTGGAGAGGGCCATTGTCGGCAACAAGCTGCCGCTGGCGCGCAGCCACTGA
- the ychF gene encoding redox-regulated ATPase YchF yields MSLKCGIVGLPNVGKSTLFNALTKAGIAAENYPFCTIEPNTGVVEVPDPRLDQLAEIISPERVVPAIVEFVDIAGLVAGASKGEGLGNQFLAHIRETDAIVNVVRCFEDPNVIHVAGKVDPIADIEVIQTELCLADMATVEKALSRYSKAAKSGNDKEAAKLVSLLTPIQEALNEGKPARVVPVSKEDAPLLKPFCLITAKPAMFVGNVSEDGFENNPLLDRLKEYAEAQGAPVVAICAKIEAEMAEMDDADRDMFLEELGLEEPGLNRLIRAGFKLLGLQTYFTAGVKEVRAWTVRVGATAPQAAGVIHGDFERGFIRAQTIAFEDFIAFKGEQGAKDAGKMRAEGKEYIVKDGDVMNFLFNV; encoded by the coding sequence ATGAGCCTCAAGTGCGGCATCGTGGGCCTGCCCAATGTGGGCAAGTCCACTCTCTTCAACGCCCTGACCAAAGCCGGCATCGCTGCGGAAAACTACCCCTTCTGCACGATCGAGCCCAACACCGGCGTGGTGGAGGTGCCCGACCCCCGCCTGGATCAGCTGGCCGAGATCATCTCGCCCGAGCGCGTGGTTCCCGCCATCGTGGAGTTTGTGGACATCGCCGGTCTGGTGGCTGGCGCTTCCAAGGGCGAAGGCCTGGGCAACCAGTTCCTGGCCCATATCCGCGAAACCGATGCCATCGTCAACGTGGTGCGCTGCTTTGAAGACCCCAACGTGATTCACGTGGCCGGCAAGGTGGACCCTATCGCCGACATCGAAGTCATCCAGACCGAGCTGTGCCTGGCCGATATGGCCACCGTGGAGAAGGCACTGAGCCGCTACAGCAAGGCCGCCAAGTCGGGCAACGACAAGGAAGCCGCCAAGCTGGTGTCGCTGCTGACACCCATCCAAGAAGCGCTGAACGAAGGCAAGCCTGCCCGCGTGGTACCAGTTTCCAAGGAAGATGCGCCCCTGCTCAAGCCTTTCTGCCTGATCACCGCCAAGCCCGCCATGTTTGTAGGCAACGTCTCGGAAGACGGTTTTGAAAACAACCCTCTGCTGGACCGCCTCAAGGAATATGCCGAAGCCCAGGGTGCTCCCGTGGTCGCCATCTGCGCCAAGATCGAAGCCGAAATGGCCGAGATGGACGACGCCGACCGCGACATGTTCCTGGAAGAGCTGGGTCTGGAAGAGCCAGGCCTGAACCGTCTGATCCGTGCCGGCTTCAAGCTGCTGGGCCTGCAGACCTACTTCACCGCTGGGGTGAAGGAAGTGCGCGCCTGGACCGTGCGCGTGGGTGCCACCGCTCCTCAGGCTGCCGGTGTGATTCACGGTGACTTCGAGCGCGGCTTCATTCGTGCCCAGACCATTGCCTTCGAGGACTTCATCGCCTTCAAGGGCGAGCAGGGCGCGAAGGATGCCGGCAAGATGCGCGCCGAAGGCAAGGAATACATCGTCAAGGATGGCGATGTGATGAACTTCCTGTTCAACGTCTAA
- a CDS encoding MOSC domain-containing protein codes for MNEVAYDVMGQIDQLWIYPIKSCAGIAVRQARLLRHGLQWDRHWMVVDADGDFLTQRSHPRMALIRPQITDRHLVLHAPDQDSIEIPLLAQGQACRARVWDDTVQAWDLGEWAQPVRWWLSQVLGTDCRLVRFDPAQDRQASERWVQAGEAPVHFADGYPLLLLSQAAVDELNQRLARAGEAVVDARRFRPNIVISGMEAHDEDRVEELELLDQPGLSLRPCKPCTRCPIPDIDPDTAVPGTSVGHQIRGYRQDSRVGGAITFGMNAVVQGLPEGQDSATVLTLGQSLGGQLRFD; via the coding sequence ATGAATGAGGTTGCCTACGATGTGATGGGTCAGATTGACCAGCTCTGGATCTATCCCATCAAGTCCTGCGCGGGCATTGCCGTCAGGCAGGCCCGTCTGCTGCGCCACGGTTTGCAGTGGGATCGTCACTGGATGGTGGTGGATGCCGATGGTGATTTCCTGACCCAGCGCAGCCACCCGCGCATGGCGCTGATTCGCCCGCAGATCACTGACCGGCATCTGGTGCTGCATGCGCCAGATCAAGACAGCATCGAAATTCCGCTGCTGGCCCAGGGGCAGGCCTGTCGAGCCAGGGTCTGGGATGACACCGTGCAGGCATGGGACCTCGGTGAATGGGCCCAGCCCGTGCGCTGGTGGCTGAGCCAGGTATTGGGAACGGACTGCCGTTTGGTGCGCTTTGACCCTGCTCAAGACCGCCAGGCCAGCGAGCGCTGGGTCCAGGCCGGTGAGGCCCCCGTGCATTTCGCGGACGGGTATCCGCTGTTGCTGCTGAGCCAGGCGGCAGTCGATGAACTCAACCAACGTCTGGCCCGGGCGGGCGAGGCCGTGGTCGATGCCCGGCGCTTTCGGCCTAATATCGTGATTTCGGGCATGGAGGCCCATGACGAGGATCGTGTGGAAGAGCTGGAGCTGCTGGACCAGCCCGGCCTGAGCCTGCGGCCCTGCAAGCCCTGCACGCGCTGCCCCATCCCCGATATCGACCCCGATACGGCGGTTCCCGGCACTTCGGTCGGTCACCAGATTCGCGGCTATCGCCAGGATTCGAGAGTGGGCGGTGCTATTACTTTTGGTATGAATGCCGTGGTCCAGGGCTTACCCGAAGGGCAGGACTCTGCAACTGTGCTGACATTGGGACAGAGCCTGGGTGGGCAGCTGCGTTTCGACTAA
- a CDS encoding FAD-dependent monooxygenase: MAQTFDVCIRGAGIVGRTLALLLARERLRVALVAPPQARSQHKDVRAYALNASSRAVLQSLRCWPDDEDATPVVGMQVFGDLDGQVQFDAASQDVAALAWIVDVPALEQRLAEAVRYQPQVEIVKEPVEAALTAVCEGRASSTRTEFGVDFSVTPYSQHAIATRLRCELPHGGIARQWFTPEGILAFLPLGGPEGQEVAVVWSLERSLVPDWLQSDEESFTTRLQAISQDALGQLELTAERATWPLQQAVADRWCGPLSQNSAQSWVLAGDAAHNVHPLAGQGLNLGLGDVQALARILQERDYWRSPADLKLLRQYERERKASLAPMGMAMDGLQQLFARPEVPVQMLRNWGMKGFERSGPLKSWMARQAMGLL; encoded by the coding sequence ATGGCGCAAACCTTTGATGTATGTATTCGTGGAGCCGGCATCGTGGGCCGGACCTTGGCTCTTTTGCTGGCGCGTGAGCGTCTGCGCGTGGCGCTGGTGGCGCCGCCACAGGCCAGATCCCAGCACAAGGATGTGCGTGCCTACGCGCTCAACGCCAGCTCCCGGGCTGTGCTGCAGTCGCTGCGCTGCTGGCCCGATGACGAAGACGCCACGCCCGTGGTCGGCATGCAGGTGTTTGGCGATCTGGACGGGCAGGTTCAATTCGACGCCGCATCGCAAGATGTAGCGGCACTGGCCTGGATTGTCGATGTGCCCGCACTGGAACAGCGCCTGGCCGAGGCCGTGCGCTATCAGCCGCAGGTGGAAATCGTCAAGGAGCCGGTCGAGGCCGCCCTCACCGCCGTCTGCGAAGGCCGCGCCAGCAGCACCCGCACCGAGTTCGGGGTGGACTTTTCCGTCACGCCCTATTCCCAGCACGCGATTGCCACGCGCCTGCGCTGCGAGCTGCCTCACGGCGGCATTGCCCGCCAATGGTTCACGCCCGAAGGCATTCTGGCTTTTCTGCCCCTGGGCGGCCCCGAAGGCCAGGAAGTCGCCGTGGTCTGGTCGCTGGAGCGCTCGCTGGTGCCCGACTGGCTGCAAAGCGATGAAGAAAGTTTTACCACCCGCCTGCAAGCCATCAGCCAGGATGCTCTGGGCCAGCTGGAACTGACCGCCGAACGCGCCACCTGGCCTCTGCAGCAGGCCGTGGCCGACCGCTGGTGCGGCCCTCTGTCCCAGAACAGCGCGCAAAGCTGGGTGCTGGCCGGCGATGCGGCCCACAATGTGCACCCGCTGGCAGGCCAGGGCCTGAACCTGGGCCTGGGCGATGTGCAGGCGCTGGCACGCATTCTGCAAGAGCGCGACTACTGGCGCAGCCCTGCAGATCTCAAGCTGCTGCGCCAGTACGAACGCGAGCGCAAGGCCTCCCTGGCGCCCATGGGCATGGCCATGGACGGCTTGCAGCAGCTGTTTGCCCGCCCCGAAGTTCCGGTGCAAATGCTGCGTAACTGGGGCATGAAAGGCTTCGAGCGCAGTGGTCCTCTCAAGTCCTGGATGGCTCGCCAGGCCATGGGCCTGCTGTAA
- a CDS encoding DsbC family protein — protein MKLVACVLAAASLTFGLSVHAQDANLKKTLTERIPQLEKIDEVRSTPMSGLYEVRVGTDIFYTDAKGNYLIQGELIDTKARRNLTEDRMTQLTAVDFKQLPIKDAITIVHGKGERKMAVFEDPNCGYCKRFEKDLQSVDNVTIYLFLYPILSPDSAEKSRNIWCAKDPAKAWHEQMLSSKNAPAAQCDPAAIQRNLAFGRKYKITGTPTIVFANNVRVPGAISAAEVEKHLAAAAK, from the coding sequence ATGAAACTTGTTGCCTGCGTGCTGGCTGCTGCCAGCCTGACCTTCGGCCTGAGCGTGCATGCCCAGGATGCCAATCTCAAGAAAACGCTGACAGAGCGCATCCCCCAGCTCGAAAAAATCGACGAAGTGCGCTCCACCCCCATGAGCGGCCTGTACGAGGTGCGCGTGGGCACGGATATTTTCTACACCGATGCCAAGGGCAACTATCTGATCCAGGGCGAGCTGATCGACACCAAGGCCAGGCGCAATCTGACCGAAGACCGCATGACCCAGCTGACGGCAGTGGACTTCAAGCAGCTGCCCATCAAGGACGCCATCACCATCGTGCATGGCAAGGGCGAGCGCAAGATGGCCGTGTTCGAAGACCCGAACTGCGGCTACTGCAAGCGCTTTGAAAAAGACCTGCAGAGCGTGGACAACGTCACCATCTATCTCTTTCTCTACCCCATCCTGAGCCCCGATTCGGCCGAAAAGTCACGCAATATCTGGTGCGCCAAGGATCCGGCCAAGGCCTGGCATGAGCAGATGCTGAGCAGCAAGAACGCCCCAGCCGCCCAGTGCGACCCCGCCGCCATCCAGCGCAATCTGGCATTTGGCCGCAAGTACAAGATCACCGGCACTCCGACCATTGTTTTCGCCAACAATGTGCGCGTACCCGGCGCCATCTCGGCCGCCGAGGTTGAAAAACACCTGGCTGCCGCTGCCAAGTAA